From the Odocoileus virginianus isolate 20LAN1187 ecotype Illinois chromosome 20, Ovbor_1.2, whole genome shotgun sequence genome, the window AGTGCTCACAGATGTCCGCTCCGTTGTCATCCTGCCCACCCTTCGGTGTAGGGACGGTCACACCGGCTGTGGCCATGCCACCCTGGACACGCCTGATCTCATCtcatctcggaagctaagcaggggtCGGGCCTgcttagtacttggatgggaagAAGACGACAGTCACACtgctagtgagtggcagagctgggattctagGCTTGTCCCTGTGACTTTTCCTGTGTTCCTGTCCATGTGACCCTGTGTTGGGTGATGGCGGAGGTCAGAGATGGTCAGATACTGAGAGTAACGGCTctttggggaaagggaagggaggaggcgCTCCCGTCCTGTGGCCTGGGTTGAAAGAAGCTTGGAGGTTCTCAGTTTTCACTGTTCTCAGAGCCGCCGTTTTCCCCTtgtaattctttctttcatgatcCCTAAAGATACCATCTTCATACTTTGGCATCTGCACTTGATGGTGTTTTGTAGTTAGTCTGCAGGCTTGCTTTTAGTGGTATATGAATCATTGCCACCTTTTTAATGAGATTGTAAAAAAtttgttcctgatttttttttttatcatggtgAGTTAGTAATAATTAGTTGCCATTATTAATAGTACCATTATTAGTAATAATGGTAGTAAATAGTTACCGTTATTAAAAAATAGTTACTGTTTTAGCCACTTTTTCCCCGTGacgttaagtacattcacactgcgGTGCAGCCATCACTACtgttcatctccagaactttctcatcttccccAAAGAAACTGTACTCATTAAGCAGTAACTCCCCAAGCTCCTCACCACAGCTCCCAGCAACCAccattccactttctgtctctatgagtcTGACTACAGACATACCTCAGAaattgtgggttcagttccaaACTACCGTAATAAAGAAAgtgaatgttttaataaaatgagtcacatgaatgtttttgtttcccagtacatataaaagttatgatTACACTTTACTGTTGTCTGTTAAATGTGTAATAGCATTCTGTCGAGAAAAGATACATATCTtagttaaaaaatactttctcatCAAAAACCACTAACCATCATCTAAGCCTTTAGCAAGTTGTAGTCTTTTtgcagtagtaacatcaaaggtcactgatcacagatcatcataataaatacattaataatgaaaatgttggaaatattttgagaattaccaaaatgtgacacagactcaaagtgagcaaatgctgttggaaaactTGATGTTGACAGACTTGTTGGACACAAGGTTGCCACAcaccttcagtttgtaaaactTAGCACCTCACATAAGCATATATTCTGTAGTCTTTTGTGAAAGGCTTATTGTATTTAGTATAACGTCTTCAAGGAATTCATCCACGTTGAAGCATGTGTCAAATGAGATTTTATTCACATGTAAGGGCCTGGCCCTTTTGGCTGCTTTTGGAAAACTCCAGATTTGCTTTCCCTGGCCATGTCCCCCCGTCGCAGTTGACAGACCCGGAAGCGGGAGGCAGCTCTGCTCCCTGGCCTGGACGCTCTCCAGCCAGTCGCTGCCTCTGCTGTCCCCGCCTGTCGCTGCCTCTGCCGTCCCCGCCTGTCTCCTTTGGCCGTCGCGGCAGTCAGTGACCTGCCTGGTCCCTGGAAACGTCTCCATTTATGATTTCATTCTCCTTTCTGTCCCTGTCAGGCCAGGTTGGACTTGAGACCACAAGCCTCCACCCACATCTTTATTTGAACAGATTAGGATAACAATTGAGTCTCGCTTTCAGTCAGTAATTCCTGCTCTGTGCTAGGAGGTCTGCTGGGCTCAAGGGACCCCATGGTGAGGCAGTCACAAGTCTCTAAAGGAACACGATCACTCCAGGCCTCACAGTAACAAGAGTCTCGAGCCCCAGGTTCCCCAGTATTGTGAGATCTTGGTGTGGTTGCCTGTCAGAAACCGCAGCTCTGCCTTTCAGCCCTTTGGAGGTTCTGGAGCCAGCTGGCCCGGTTTAGATCCTGGCTTATCGCTGTTACATCTCGGGCAGATTAGCCTggccgtgcctcagtttccccttagTTTAGAATGGAGACAGTAACAGGACCTGCTTCATAGGACTCAAGTGAGTTAGAACCAGCACCGCTAGAGCCATGGCCCTGCTAAGAACATGCAGTAAATAGATGCTCTCGTCAAAATCAGTGGTTATTACTGCACTTGGAGATGCCAGGGACAGCTGCGGCCCTCTCGGAAGGTGGCATGTACAGCTTGGGGGTTTGTAGACCCCACTGAAGTGCCTCCAAGGACCTGTGGGTGAGGTTCTCTTTTGTGGTTCTTCAGGGAGGAGACACTGTGTGCATGCAGGCCTCTGCTGATCAGGGAAAGCCTGTCAGAGGAGCTGAGTCTCTGGGAGGGTGCAGCTGGgagctcggggtggggggggtgctgGAGAGGAGCCATGTGCTGACCTGTTCTCCCCGCAGCCGCCCCTGGAGTCGCTGGCCACGGTGGAGGAGACAGTGGTGCGGGACAAGGCGGTGGAATCCCTGCGGGCCATCTCCCACGAGCACTCCCCCTCCGACCTCGAGGCCCACTTCGTGCCCCTGGTGAAGCGGCTGGCGGGCGGCGACTGGTTCACCTCCCGCACCTCAGCCTGTGGCCTCTTCTCTGTCTGCTACCCCCGCGTGTCCAGTGCCGTCAAGGCGGAGCTTCGACAGTGAGTCCCCTGGCTCTGCTGGCCTCTGGGCCCTGGCGAGACCCTGCTTCCCACTCCTGCTTGGTCCCCTTCTCTTGAGCCCCAGGCTCCGTTAGGCCCATCCAGCGCCCAGAAGCCCCCGAGCTCTGTCAGCCCTCAGAGAGCCAGTGTCTGGACACAGCTGGGTGTGAGTCCAGGCACTGCCTCCTGCTCATTTAGGAAACGGAGGCAGTGATGGTTCTTCCTCCCGTTGGTTATGTAAAAGaattactgtgtataaaatgCTTAGGACAGACTCTGGTACATGTGGACGCTCAGCCAGTGACGTGTGGTGCAGTTGTAGGCCTGTCTCGCTGTGGCAGATGGGAGGCTGCCgcctccaccacctccaccaccttcCTCCCTCTTGGCTGAACCCCAGCAAGTTGCTTGCCCTTGAGATTTGGCCTGTGGAAGAACCAgtatttttattggattttaatGGATTAAAATCTCCCATTAATCTGTGTTTCTTCCCGTCCCTCTGAACTCCTGTCCTTCCGCCGTTGTCCTGAACCAGCCCCTGAGCCGTCACCCTGGCCAGGACAGCAGCGTACAGCTGCTTGTGGGTGCTTGGAGGGCTGTGCTGGGCTCCTCGTGTCTCTTTAACTGGAAGCAGTTGGTACTGGAAAGGAAACACTGAGCAGCTTCAGTGCAGCCTCTTAGCTTAGCAGTTTTATGTGGTCATAATAATAGAATCAGCACCTGCAGTTCGCTGTAGACCTACCTGCAGAGAGACGGCTGGGTGTCTCACACACGTCGTCTGGTTTAAACCTCAGTGGCCCAGTAGGGTGGGTTCTGTTATCAGTTCCTTTGTGTAGGGTTGGGGAGACTCAGAGGCTGTTACTTGGGTCAGGATCACCCGGGCAAAGCCAGGTGCTGCAGGACTGCCTGGGATTCCAGGGGTTCCTCCTCCTGAGCCCACTCTACCCACCCCCCAGGTACTTCCGGAACCTGTGCTCAGATGACACCCCCATGGTGCGGCGGGCCGCAGCCTCCAAGCTGGGGGAGTTTGCCAAGGTGCTGGAGCTGGACAACGTCAAGAGCGAGATCATCCCCATGTTCTCCAACCTAGCCTCTGACGAGCAGGTGGGGCCGCCTGCCCGCCCCCTCCTGCTGCTCCCCGTGGCGGACCTGAGTCTggggaggaggcctggggctgaTGGGGCCTCTGCTGACCCCTCCTTGTTCCCACCCTCTCTCTAGGACTCGGTGCGGCTGCTAGCGGTGGAGGCATGTGTGAACATTGCCCAGCTCCTGCCCCAGGAGGACCTGGAGGCCCTGGTGATGCCCACCCTGCGCCAGGCTGCTGAGGACAAGTCTTGGCGCGTCCGTTACATGGTGGCCGACAAGTTCACAGAGGTGCGTGCTGGGGCTGTAGACAGCATCTCACAGATGGGGAGATGGAGGCCTTGGGAAGGAGTGGAGTCACATAGAGGACCTGGGGTTTAGTGAAGCCCAGTGGGTCACCCGGGCATTGAAGCAGGAAGCTCTCTGTTGTCATTTGATTAGCTCACCTGTCAACCCTGGTTGGTTGATAGCGGCAGCTTGAAGTGCTTCCTTGAGGTTTCTGAGGCCAACTTAAGGTTCTGTAGCGGGGAGCCACAGGAGCAGAGAAGGGTGGCATATGTGTGTTCCCGACCTACGAACCTTGTCTCCTTTCACAGAGACGTCTTTCCTTGGCCATGGACGGCCTTCTTTTCCCTGTACCTTGCCTGTGTGCTGTGTTCTCATCTCCTCTTCTTGCAAGCACTTTAGACACTTTAGCTTAGAGCTCACCCTAATGACCTTCTTTTACCCTGTTACCTCTCTGAAGACCCTGTGGCCAAGtacagtcatattctgaggtcctggggtggGGAGTTAGGACGTCAGTGTGTGAATTTCAGGGGTGGAGGGATACAATCGAGCCCCCAGACACGGCCCAAACGTTTGAACGGTCAGAGCGATGCTGTCAAGCAGGCAGAACAGATGCCACGTCTCTGAGGACAGTGCTCTTTCCATGAGTCTCAGTGGCTTATCGCACAGACGTGTTTGTCGGGCTCCAGCTCATGGCTGGGTGTTGGGGATCCAGTAATTCAGCACATTCCTGGCCTTCAAGGAGCAGGCAGCCTGAAGAGGGGACAGTCAGCTGAGACAGAGGAAAGGTAGTGAGACCGTGACTGGTGCAGGGCTGGccggtgggtgtgggtgtggaaGCGCCGAGACGAGGAGGTGGTGCTGCAGCAGGTTCTGGGGGACGAGAGAGAGCGCCGGGGCAGGACCTGTGTCCCGTgtgtgcagagggcctgggtggTGAGAGGAGCACAGGCAAGAACGTTGGGCAGTGGCTTTCAGCGGGAGAGGAAGCTGGAGAGGTGGGCAGCAGGCCCCCCTCCTCGCAGTCAGGAATACCCTGCTCCCCCAGGTCCTCACGAAGCAGCTTCATAGCAGAACCTGTGcgtttttctttgtcttatttcctggaggtggggagggggtggtacCCTAAcctgtattgttttgttttaattgcaaAAGTAATATGGACGCTGGTAAACAGTCTTAAcacagaaataatacaaatgagaaAGTGACAGGGATCATACATCATTAGACTCTTTTGGGATCAGGGACAGAAAACCCAACCCGAGTAACCTGAACAGTAAGGCGATCTGTCGTTTTAATGCAGACAGCAGTACTTTGCAGTAGGTACCCTCATGGTTtgaggaagcagaggctcagagaggtgcaaGCAgtcatccaaggtcacacagatgaTAAGCAAGAGTAAGAACTTGAGCCAGGCAGTTGGACTCCAGGGCCACACTCGTGACCactgccctgcccagcccctcagCACCATATACAGTTCATCACTGCACAACAGGGAAACTGAGCCTTGGAGAGGCTCTGAGACGTGGCTGAGGCCGCCCCTACGGCACCCACGTTACATCTCAGCAGTGACACCAAGGGCTGTTGTTGCCTCAGTCCAGGTGCCTTGAACTTTGATTTTGTTCTCATTCACCGAAGGTACCCAGCAAGCCCTCTCACTCCCCctgcccttccttcccttcctgcaGCTCCAGAAAGCGGTGGGGCCTGAGATCACTAAGACGGACCTGGTCCCTGCCTTCCAGAACCTGATGAAAGACTGTGAGGCTGAGGTGAGGGCCGCCGCCTCCCACAAGGTCAAAGGTTGGTGCTGGTGACCAGAACACAGCAAGCGGGTGTGCGGGTGGTGGGGCGAGTGTCCAAGGGGCTGCAGGCAGAACGGGCACATCGGGTCTCACCTCCCACTGCCTCCCTCTCGCTGCCCACAGAATTCTGTGAAAATCTCTCCGCTGACTGTCGGGAGAATGTGATCATGACCCAGATCTTGCCCTGCATCAAGGTAACAGGGAGTTTGGTGGGAGTAGAGCACGCCTGAACTTTCTGGAAGGAAGGGTGGAGATAGGACGTGAGGGGCAGCCGGATGCAGACTGAGTTCCCAGCCTCCTCAGACCAGGCAGTGTCAGGTTTAGAGCAGTCAGGAAGCCTGAGGGCAGGCGGAATCTGAGGCACCGGGCTGAGTGTGGTGGTGGGGTGCTTCCTCCTCAGAGCTCACAGCGTCTCCTCATCCACAGAGCTTCAAGTTTGGGGCAAAGGTTCCTGGGGCCAGGGGTCGTTGAACTCCAGGCACGCCGAACATGTAAGGCGCTCTAGTTCTGCTCGGGCACTCAGCCTGGATCGAGAGGACAAAAGCAAGCAGTGTCTCGGGGCTTCATAGGAGTGGAGTCTCTGCAGCCACTGACCCTATGGCTCctgtcttccttctccctcccaggAGCTGGTGTCCGACGCCAACCAGCACGTCAAGTCGGCGCTGGCCTCCGTCATCATGGGCCTCTCTCCGATCCTGGGCAAAGACAACACCATCGAGCACCTGCTGCCGCTCTTCCTGGCCCAGCTGAAGGATGAGGTACGGgcgctggggtggggaaggggctcTGCACGCTGGCCCAGCGGAAGGATAAGGTATGGGCGCCAGGGGGGGGCTCTGCATGTGGCCATAGCGGATGGGGCAGCTGCTCCCCAGGTTCACCAGCACCTTCAGCAAACACCCAGGTCACCAGGGAGTTGAGTGTCTCTGGGTATGGTGGGCTGCACGTTAACCCATTGGTTTATTTGGCATTTGTTTCACATGCCTTTATTCTGTACTAGTCTTTTTCCTGGGCGTTAGGGATACTGAGCAAAAAAAGGAACAAGGCACTTGATCCTCCAGGACCTTCAGAGAGTGGCAGTGGCGAGGGACAGATGGGTGGTCCCTTGACTCCCTGATCATACAGGTGCTGTGACAAGTTCACGTCTATCCGAGTTCAGGCTAAGGTGCTTACTAGGGACCCCAAAGTGCTGTGGATTAAAGAAGGTAGAGAATCGTTTCTCTCTGAGCAACCTAGGGGCGGGGTGGACTGACACTGAGGGGCTTGTCCCTGCTGACCCCCGTGCCCTGTGGGTCTGAGGTGGTTGCGCTAATTTGTTCTGTCTCAGCCGTTGTGAAGGGAGGGCACCAACCAGCAGCAGGCCAGTCCTCTCAGTCAGACCCCAGAGGGTGCccatcctgtctgctgatggctgACCTCAGGTTACAGGTCTCCAGCCTCCGTGGAGGTCAAGTTGATGCCACATGGCCCAAGGTCCTCACCACAAGTCACATTATTAGCATGATCTTTTTGGCATGGCCCAGGgcccttttttatttctgatacttAGAGATCATCTCCCAGAAGCTGGTGGGGGGCCAGTCCTCTGGAATGTGCCAAGTTTGAACAACCTAGCCCTGTCCAGTTAACCCTTTACTGCACACTTGATTATTTGCTTCATTGATTTATTTCAGCGCATGCCTCTTCACCCCACAGCTCCCAGAGGGAGATGCAGGAAAAACTGACTGTGGTGTCTGCCATCCAGGAATATATGATGTTGGACAAGAATTGATTGTATTTATGTGCCTTTTCTTAGAAGTTGCTTCAGAGATTTTTGGAAGCAGATGGGGATATAGGTTCCCCCTCTTTGCTAAGATAGAGCACTACTATAAACCTGTCATAGGTCGAAATGGCGTAGAGTGAAGcagcagtttttttcttttgtaaaagcaaaaatcctGTTTGGGTTTCTTTTGGTTAGTGAAAGCAGGAACTAGTGTAGGTCTTTCAGAGTGGTGTGAAGTTAACTTTGGAAAAATAGGGGCTAGCTatgtacatgtgcatgtgtgtttgtgtgtgttagtcacccagtcgtgtctgactttgcaaccccatggactgtagcccaccaggctcctttgtccatggaattctccaggcaggaatagtggagtgggtagccattcccttctccaggggatcttcccgacccagggatcaaacctgggtctcctgcattgtaggtggattctttaccatcggagccaccagggaagcccatacatgcATGTAATGTAAGTCAGAGCCTTGCCCTGGGCTCCATGTGCAGTGCATCTTCTCAGACCCCTCCTGTCCTCTTCTCAGTGCCCGGAGGTGCGACTGAACATCATCTCCAACCTGGACTGCGTGAACGAGGTGATCGGCATCCGGCAGCTGTCGCAGTCCCTGCTCCCTGCCATCGTGGAGCTGGCAGAGGATGCCAAGTGGCGGGTGCGGCTAGCCATCATTGAGTACATGCCTCTGCTGGCGGGACAGCTGGTGAGAGCGCAGGCCTGGGGGCTGTGCCGGGGGCCCTGGGGACCCTGTGGAAGGTGCGAGGGCTGTCAGGGGAGTTGAGGGGAGAGACGGGAAGAGAGCCCGTCAGGTGAAGTGGAACAGTGCCCGGCTCTTTGCGGGCGGTGTGTGGTTTCCCTGGGCTTCGCCAGAATTGCCCAGTTTCGACTCTGATCTGTCTCCTCGTCTCCTGCAGGGGGTGGAGTTCTTTGATGAGAAGCTCAACTCCTTGTGCATGGCCTGGCTTGTGGATCATGGTGAGCACCACCCCAGGACCTCTGGGTGGAGACTGGGGCTCCAGAAGGGTGCGGGGCGGGTTGAttggggcaggtggggggagTGGGCGTCATCACCCCACTGCTGTCAGGTGCAAGGAGCAGCTCTTTCTTGCTGTCTGGATTCCCACAGGAGGGCAGGGTAGGAGGTGGATGTATCAGGTCACCCGCGGCTGCCAGGTCCAGTGGAGACTCTGAGGGTCACCCGGCAGAGTCTGAGTTTGAATCCCACTTCCTGGCTGTCAAAGCTTAAGCACGTCACTTGCCACCTTTGAGCCCACACTCTCTGTGAAACATAGGGTGCCTCATCCTAGTCTTTGAAGGCCATTGTGAGAACTGTGCATTGTTTTCACTAGGAGTGGCAAAAATAAAAGTTAGCGTTTGTCTGTAACAGGCTCCATTCCGTGTACTAAGTTGTTCACTTGGGCAAATTCAGAACCTCAGCCTGCCTGTCTGTGCCTTGGAGCTGTTGAGAAGGTGCTCCGTGAAGAAAACCCTACATCCAGTGCACATGGCCCTCTCTTTCTCTGCGAGTTTATGGGTTCTCGCAGTTTATGTGGCCCgtttcctggggctgctctgCAGGTGGGAGCGAGTGTGACTGTGACTCCCCACCTGCATTAGCCCTTCACCTCCTgagtctccctgcctccctcctccttccacaGTCTACGCCATCCGCGAGGCGGCCACCAGCAACCTGAAGAAGCTGGTGGAGAAGTTCGGGAAGGAGTGGGCCCATGCTACTATCATCCCCAAGGTCTTGGCCATGTCTGGGGACCCCAACTACCTGCACCGCATGACTACACTCTTCTGTATCAATGTGAGCATGCCCACCGGCCCCCACTgtccctgggggaggggaagtaGGTGGGAGAGGAGGAATGGAGAAGGTCCTCAGGAGAAACCTGGCTTGGGATTTGGGGCCGTAGGGGTGAGTCCTTGGGGAGCTGCAGGCCAGAGCTTGGGGCTCCTTGGTCAGAGTCACAGGGCCTTTGCGGGTGGGGGCCTGCATGGGGGAGACTTGGGACTAGGGAGATTTGCCCGGCAGAACAGTGATGGCCAGGTCTGTCTGAGCACCCCTCTCCTTTCCCACAAAGTGTGTAATATTTATGATATAATGGGTAATGTACAGTTTCTAGAATCAGACCTACTGTTTAATTCTAGCTCTGCCATATATTGATTGTGCACCTTGAGAAAATTACCTTATTCTtactgcctcagttttctcacctgtaaaggGTTCATACCAGTCATCACAGCTCCAGACTCCTGAGGCTGTGAGATTAATCTGGTTATACAACTTAGAACAGTTGTtaatatgtaatgtatatatagtgtgtgtgtaatatgtatatgtgtgataAATACAGTAGAAAGTGCTTGTATCTAGTTAGTTAAATAAACCGTACAAGTAACTACGAATTAAAGAATGAGATTTAAAAGTTAGCATAAAATTGTTCTGATAATCCCTTGCTGTGCATCACTCTGGAGACCATGGCACTAAGGAAGCACTCCCAGGGTGAGGAGTCTAGTCCCatccccagggatgagggagaaTCTGAGGAGGGAGCTGGGATGGGACAGTGTGGGCTGGGGGTTTTCAGGGCAGGGAGATGATAGAGTCAGGAGGGTGTTAGGGGACCTGGGAACTTGCGGAGAATCAAGGCCCTCAGGGTGGGCGAGTCTGAGCTCAGAGTCCCCCTGATGCTCAGCTAGCTTCACCCTCAAGCCTGACGGCTGCTAAGTGTCCGGTCAGAGGGAGCGAGGACTCTGGGGAGTCACCCTCTGCCACTCCCTGGCCTGCAGGTGCTGTCCGAGGTCTGTGGGCAGGACATCACCACCAAGCACATGCTGCCCACCGTGCTGCGCATGGCCGGGGACCCTGTCGCCAATGTCCGCTTCAACGTGGCCAAGTCCCTGCAGAAGATAGGGCCCATCCTGGACAACAGGTGAGGCCTGCCCCTCCTCCACACACGATTGTATTTGAATCAACTTCAAACATTGATCAAGGGGGACGCAGGTGATAGAAGTGAGAATGGTGGTTATTTTTGGGGGAAGGGCCTTGTGACACCTGCACCTCTGTCTGTCCAGGACACAGCTTCACCCCTTAGTCTCTCTCTGAAGGCCGCCTTTGTCCCCCAAACAGTTGACTGCCGCTGCAGAAGCATTTCCCTCGGCCCTTTCCTCCCTGGGCCCCTGTAGGGCCGAGTCCCTCCCTTGGTCACTCACCTGTCCTGTTATTCGTCGGCAGTTTGATCTGCCTTCTCCCAGCCCGGGCTCCATGTGGGTGAGAATCAGGAGGGTTGGGTTTTCCGCTGTGTCCACACCTGATGGGCCGTAGACCTCAGTAGATAATGTTACACAAATGCAAGGCGTCATGTGGCCGAGACTCAGAGACTTGAGGGTTCCGGGTTCTCTGCCCAACTTTTCCACACCACCTCACCTCCCTGTAGCTATTCTGGGCCCCCGAGGCCTCTATCTTTGTTTGTACGATTTCCAGCCTTCCGAGTAATGGTTGCTCTGGCCCCTGAGAGCTTTCATTCACGTGTGTGTCTGCGTCTGTGCACAGACACCCAGCAGCCCCGCTTGCCTGACCCCTcgccttccccttctctccccagcaCGCTGCAGAGCGAGGTCAAGCCCATCCTCGAGAAGCTGACCCAGGACCAGGATGTGGACGTCAAGTACTTCGCCCAGGAGGCTCTGACTGGTGAGGCGTCAGGAATCTGAGAAGCCagcggcagggggtgggggtctgTGAGGGCGGCACTTGGCCTGGGAGCTGCTGTGGGCAGTGGGCTGGCTGCCTTCTGACTCCCGCCTCTTCCTGTTCCCCCAGTTCTGTCTCTCGCCTGATGCTGGAAGAGGAGCCTCCGTCGGCCTCCGGTGTCCACCCTCCCCCGCCAGGCCCCTCCCTCGGGGGGACAGTGGGGGGCCCTTGGCTGTCACTCCCTGTGCATGGTCTGACCCCAGGTCCCTCCCCCGGCACGGTTCCTCCCTCAGCCCGGGACTCCAGCTCCTCACATCCGCCCCCCACAGGGCTGGGGGCGCACACTGCGGGACAGAGCAGAGACCCTGGGAGGAAGGGGCTGCTCCCGCCCGCTGGGGGAGAGATGCTAGCGTCCCAGGTCGCCAGCTCCTGCTGCTGTTGTGGggacccctcccccatctccacctccctcccttcctctcggTGGTTTTTTTGTGTCAGTTGTGccgtttttattttattccctttcCCCCTTTTCACAGAGAAATAAAGGTCTAGAAATAGCTGGTCCTCTGTTTCTTCGTCACTAGGTGGAGAAGAGGGCACCACCTCAGGGCCCCAGCCTTGCGCTTCTGTCTGGCGAGGACTG encodes:
- the PPP2R1A gene encoding serine/threonine-protein phosphatase 2A 65 kDa regulatory subunit A alpha isoform, which codes for MAAADGDDSLYPIAVLIDELRNEDVQLRLNSIKKLSTIALALGVERTRSELLPFLTDTIYDEDEVLLALAEQLGTFTTLVGGPEYVHCLLPPLESLATVEETVVRDKAVESLRAISHEHSPSDLEAHFVPLVKRLAGGDWFTSRTSACGLFSVCYPRVSSAVKAELRQYFRNLCSDDTPMVRRAAASKLGEFAKVLELDNVKSEIIPMFSNLASDEQDSVRLLAVEACVNIAQLLPQEDLEALVMPTLRQAAEDKSWRVRYMVADKFTELQKAVGPEITKTDLVPAFQNLMKDCEAEVRAAASHKVKEFCENLSADCRENVIMTQILPCIKELVSDANQHVKSALASVIMGLSPILGKDNTIEHLLPLFLAQLKDECPEVRLNIISNLDCVNEVIGIRQLSQSLLPAIVELAEDAKWRVRLAIIEYMPLLAGQLGVEFFDEKLNSLCMAWLVDHVYAIREAATSNLKKLVEKFGKEWAHATIIPKVLAMSGDPNYLHRMTTLFCINVLSEVCGQDITTKHMLPTVLRMAGDPVANVRFNVAKSLQKIGPILDNSTLQSEVKPILEKLTQDQDVDVKYFAQEALTVLSLA